One region of Acidobacteriota bacterium genomic DNA includes:
- a CDS encoding CRTAC1 family protein has protein sequence MHAPAPVSSGPRGGRSLSRAVASASAGAALGFCAATLAAQPGSTPFAVTFADATVQAGIDFTHDNGASGRHLYPELFGGGVAVLDLDADDWPDLLFVNGRGWGSSADTRHGLFRNNRDGTFRDVFSGSGLDGADVYGLGATVADYDNDGYDDVFLTTVDGGRLYRNAGDGTFLDVTLDAGIGDGRFAVSAAWLDYDRDGLADLFVGNYVDWSPDADTGCGDPPGYCGPDAYGPVAPTLYRNTGGGRFENVTGAAGLDDPTDKAMGVAVLDYDADGWPDLFVGSDRVPAKLYRNDGAGRFTDVALRSGVAVSERGRARANMGVDAADYDRSGRPDILVGNFLHEMLGLYRATGDELFVDAAPRSTVGRASYQSVTWAVFFLDVDLDGFLDIFAANGGTDESQGMLDARARLSQPPLLLRNQGDGTFDDVSAAVGEAFGRPAMGRGAAYLDYDGDGDPDIVLTALNGPARLLRNDGGNRSNWLRVRLAGTPSNRLGIGATVRIASASGTQRRTVRSGSSYASQSELPLTFGIGSDTVVESLEVVWPSGSSQRFTDIVPNRLIVIDEAEGLRPSAAVP, from the coding sequence ATCCACGCGCCCGCTCCGGTCTCCTCCGGACCGCGCGGCGGCCGGAGTCTTAGCCGTGCGGTTGCGTCAGCGTCGGCCGGCGCCGCCTTGGGATTCTGCGCAGCCACCCTTGCGGCCCAGCCAGGGTCGACTCCCTTCGCCGTCACGTTTGCCGACGCCACGGTGCAGGCCGGCATCGACTTCACGCACGATAACGGCGCAAGTGGGCGTCACCTGTACCCGGAACTCTTCGGCGGCGGCGTCGCCGTGCTCGATCTGGACGCCGACGACTGGCCGGATCTGCTGTTCGTCAACGGCCGGGGCTGGGGCTCGTCCGCCGACACTCGCCACGGGCTGTTCAGGAACAACCGCGATGGAACGTTCCGCGACGTGTTCAGCGGCAGCGGCCTCGATGGCGCCGATGTCTACGGGCTGGGGGCAACCGTCGCCGACTACGACAACGACGGCTACGACGACGTCTTCCTGACCACCGTCGATGGCGGCCGGCTCTACCGGAACGCCGGCGACGGCACTTTCCTCGACGTTACACTCGACGCGGGCATCGGGGATGGCCGGTTCGCGGTCAGCGCCGCGTGGCTCGACTACGACCGTGACGGACTGGCCGACCTTTTCGTCGGGAACTACGTCGACTGGTCCCCGGACGCCGATACGGGTTGCGGCGATCCTCCGGGCTATTGCGGCCCCGACGCGTACGGACCCGTCGCGCCCACGTTGTACCGAAACACCGGCGGCGGTCGGTTCGAGAACGTCACCGGGGCCGCCGGACTCGACGATCCCACCGACAAGGCGATGGGCGTCGCCGTGCTCGACTACGACGCCGACGGCTGGCCGGACCTGTTCGTCGGCAGCGACCGCGTACCCGCCAAGCTGTACCGGAACGACGGCGCCGGACGGTTTACCGACGTGGCGCTGCGCTCGGGGGTCGCGGTGAGCGAGCGCGGGCGGGCGCGCGCGAACATGGGAGTGGACGCTGCCGACTACGACCGGTCCGGAAGGCCGGACATCCTGGTCGGCAACTTCCTCCACGAGATGCTCGGTCTTTACCGCGCCACCGGGGACGAGTTGTTTGTCGACGCCGCTCCCCGGTCGACGGTGGGCCGGGCCAGCTACCAGTCGGTTACCTGGGCGGTCTTTTTCCTGGATGTCGACCTCGACGGCTTCCTCGATATCTTCGCCGCCAACGGCGGGACCGATGAATCGCAGGGGATGCTGGATGCGCGGGCGCGGCTCAGTCAGCCGCCCCTGCTGTTGCGGAACCAGGGTGACGGCACGTTCGACGACGTCAGCGCGGCGGTTGGAGAAGCGTTTGGCCGGCCCGCCATGGGTCGGGGCGCGGCCTACCTCGATTACGACGGCGACGGCGATCCGGATATCGTGCTCACCGCGTTGAACGGTCCGGCGCGCCTGCTGCGCAACGATGGCGGCAACCGAAGCAACTGGCTTCGGGTCCGGCTCGCCGGGACACCCTCGAACCGGCTCGGCATCGGAGCCACGGTCCGGATTGCCAGCGCGTCCGGCACGCAGCGGCGGACGGTTCGTAGCGGATCGAGCTACGCCTCGCAGAGCGAGTTGCCACTCACGTTCGGGATCGGCAGCGATACGGTGGTGGAGTCGCTCGAGGTCGTCTGGCCTTCCGGCAGTAGCCAACGGTTCACGGATATCGTTCCCAATCGACTGATCGTCATCGACGAGGCGGAGGGCCTGCGGCCGTCAGCGGCGGTCCCGTGA
- a CDS encoding thioredoxin domain-containing protein: MRGKPVSVVAVAFVLAAAPAFPQPVETSPLAISGARPDAQGGTLTITGTGFGSTPFVTLDLVPLIVRSATDVEIVANAPISLMPPGDYILTVSRGSDPGDHASLDVALHGGVDAGGSSPADRSATGPGRAPAGGRRAADDTDDAEGPGLAATPDAVAATVGDRIITVAEVDREWRRQDPGGFIALAREIHDTRWRFTDELVAEELIAREAEAQGLTPQELMEREIPPRVVEMPESAAQSLYADLGTATRGYSYERMKPALRAWLERVTARELARMNYLEELIAISTNAELTLDPPRIAVERTAQDAVLGPEGAPVELVVFGDFQNADYGRFATAFGRVRETYGDRIRIVFKHLPPPDRTAAIQAAQAGQCANHQNLFWPFHDALLSRPAVLNANRLRQAAVEAGLDAGQFSACLTSGETRPAIMDALDEAIRYGLHTSPGFLVNGRLAPEPPPFLPPFEYFTRLIEEALLQVSRDRR, translated from the coding sequence ATGCGCGGCAAGCCCGTCTCCGTGGTCGCCGTGGCGTTCGTCCTGGCCGCCGCTCCGGCGTTCCCGCAACCGGTAGAGACGTCACCGCTCGCCATCTCCGGCGCTCGACCCGACGCCCAGGGAGGCACCCTGACCATCACCGGGACAGGGTTCGGCTCTACTCCCTTCGTCACCCTCGATCTCGTCCCGCTCATCGTCCGGTCGGCCACCGACGTCGAAATCGTCGCCAACGCGCCGATCTCCCTCATGCCGCCCGGCGACTACATCCTGACCGTCAGCCGCGGTTCGGACCCCGGGGACCATGCCTCGCTCGACGTCGCCCTGCACGGCGGCGTGGACGCCGGCGGATCATCGCCCGCCGACCGCTCGGCCACCGGGCCGGGGCGGGCCCCGGCCGGCGGACGCCGCGCCGCTGACGACACGGACGACGCGGAAGGCCCGGGTCTCGCCGCGACTCCGGACGCGGTCGCCGCGACGGTCGGCGACCGGATCATCACCGTGGCCGAGGTCGATCGCGAGTGGCGCCGGCAGGATCCGGGCGGCTTCATCGCACTCGCCCGCGAGATCCACGACACCCGGTGGCGCTTCACGGACGAGCTCGTGGCCGAGGAGCTCATTGCCCGCGAGGCCGAGGCGCAGGGCCTGACGCCGCAGGAGTTGATGGAACGGGAGATTCCTCCGCGGGTCGTCGAAATGCCGGAATCGGCCGCCCAATCACTCTACGCCGACCTCGGGACTGCCACGCGAGGCTACAGCTACGAACGGATGAAGCCTGCCTTGCGGGCCTGGCTGGAACGCGTGACGGCACGAGAGCTGGCCCGGATGAACTACCTGGAGGAGTTGATCGCGATCTCCACGAACGCCGAGCTGACTCTGGACCCGCCCCGCATCGCGGTGGAGCGGACCGCGCAGGACGCCGTACTCGGTCCGGAGGGCGCCCCGGTCGAGCTGGTTGTCTTCGGCGACTTCCAGAACGCTGACTATGGCCGGTTCGCCACCGCGTTCGGCCGCGTGCGGGAAACGTACGGGGACCGGATCCGGATTGTGTTCAAACATCTCCCGCCACCCGATCGCACCGCGGCCATCCAGGCGGCGCAGGCCGGGCAGTGCGCCAACCACCAGAATCTGTTCTGGCCGTTTCACGATGCCCTGCTGTCACGGCCAGCGGTGCTGAACGCGAACCGCCTGCGGCAGGCGGCGGTCGAGGCTGGTCTGGATGCCGGCCAGTTCAGCGCCTGCCTGACGAGCGGCGAGACGCGTCCGGCGATCATGGACGCCCTGGACGAGGCGATACGCTACGGTCTGCACACCAGCCCGGGCTTCCTGGTCAACGGCCGGCTCGCACCGGAACCGCCTCCCTTCCTGCCGCCCTTCGAGTACTTCACGCGGCTCATCGAGGAGGCGCTTCTGCAGGTGTCACGGGACCGCCGCTGA